One genomic window of Equus caballus isolate H_3958 breed thoroughbred chromosome 6, TB-T2T, whole genome shotgun sequence includes the following:
- the NPPC gene encoding C-type natriuretic peptide, with amino-acid sequence MHLSQLLACALLLTLLSLRPSEAKPGAPPKVPRTPPGEELAEPQAAGGGQKKGDKTPGGGGANLKGDRSRLLRDLRVDTKSRGAWARLLHEHPNARKYKGGNKKGLSKGCFGLKLDRIGSMSGLGC; translated from the exons ATGCACCTCTCCCAGCTGCTGGCCTGCGCCCTGCTGCTCACGCTGCTCTCGCTCCGGCCCTCTGAAGCCAAGCCCGGGGCGCCGCCGAAG GTCCCGCGAACTCCGCCGGGGGAGGAGCTGGCCGAGCCCCAGGCTGCGGGCGGTGGACAGAAGAAGGGCGACAAGACCCCTGGAGGCGGCGGCGCCAACCTCAAGGGCGACCGGTCTCGACTGCTCCGGGACCTGCGCGTGGACACCAAGTCGCGGGGGGCGTGGGCCCGCCTTCTGCACGAGCACCCCAACGCGCGCAAATACAAAGGAGGCAACAAGAAGGGCTTGTCCAAGGGCTGCTTCGGCCTCAAGCTGGACCGGATCGGCTCCATGAGCGGCCTGGGATGTTAG